The Candidatus Cybelea sp. genome segment GCCGCGAAAAACACCGCCGCGACGAAGACGGCAACCAGCGTGAAGATCAAGAGGCGGTTGCGTCGCCCGGATTGGACCATCAGCCAGCCGTTGGCAACGCCGAGCAGCCCCGCGAGGACGACCAGTGCGAACGATATGTGGATTCGGCCGAGAAACTTCGCGGTCGCGACATCGGGGGTCGAGATTGCCTGCGCGGCCATCGTGCGGTCAACCCAGAACCAGGCGGCACCCACGAAAACGACCATGAACGCGCCCGCGCTCAAGGCCACCCATCCCCGCCGCTTTGCGGCATCGAGGCTTTGCAGCCGTGCGCCGCAGGTCGAGCAGGTATCGCTTCCGCTGCGCACCTGATTGCAACGCGAGCAGATCATCGCCGGTATCGCCGTCATTCTTCTTCTTTCGCTCCAAAAGCGGAGCTTGACTGCCCCAGGGCGCCGGCGAGCTATTGCGAAGTATCGTAAATGAAGAGTACGCACCGTCTTACCGGAAGCGCCCTGGTTGTCTTGCTTGCCGGCTGCGGAGGATCGCATACCTCACCCGGCAGCGCGGCGTTGCCCCCGCTGACGTCGAGCGCCGTCGCACGCTCGGGCACGGGGAGCGAGCAGATCCTCTACAGTTTTACCGGAGGAAACGACGGCGGTAACGCCGCGACCGGAATCGCCCTGGATCACGCCGGCAATTTGTATGGTACGACCGTCGTCGGCGGCAAGTACACGTGCGGTACGGTCTTCGAGCTCGCGCCGCAGGCCAGTCCACCGTGGCCCGAGACGGTGCTGTATAACTTCACGTGTTACGGCGATGGAAAGAATCCGCATGGGGGCGTAACGATCGATCGCCAATCGCGCCTCTACGGCACGACCGTCGCCGGCGGGTCGGGCTACTGCGCCGGCGACGGCTGCGGCGTCGCCTATCAACTGAGCGGACAAGACCAAAGCGTGATACACGACTTCGGTTCCGGCAACGACGGCTTTGGCCCCGGGGGACCGATCGCGTTCGACAGCGCCGGCCATGCGTACGGAACGACGCCCGACGGCGGTGCGTATTCGCAGGGCATCGTCTACGAGTTGAGCTCGTCGCGCCGTGCGTGGCACGAAAAGATCTTGCACGCATTTACGGGCGGCGCCGACGGCGGCGTTGGATCGCTCGGCCCGCTGCTTGTCGCTAAAGACGGGGACATTTTCGGGGTGACCGAAGAAGGCGGCGCGGACGCCGCGGGAACGGTCTTCAGGCTCTCGCCGGGATCGAAGAAATCGTGGAAGCTGACGACGCTTTACACGTTTAAAGGAGCGCCCGGCGCCGCATCTCCGTACGGCGGCTTGATTTCCGACGCCTCCGGAGATCTTTTCGGAACGACGTACTACGGCGGGACCCACGGAGACGGGACCGTTTTCGAACTCGCTCGCAAAGGCAAAAACAAGTACGCGGAGCGCGTACTCTACAACTTCAAGGGCGGTAGCGATGGCAGCTCGTCGACGAGCACGCTGCTCTTTGGAGCGTCGAACGGTCTCATCGGGACCACGTCTGCCGGCGGGGGAACCTGCGACTGCGGCACGATCTTCGAAGTCAACGCAAAAACCGGCAAAGAGCAGGTCTTGCACAGTTTCGGCAATGGCGGCGATGGCCAGTATCCGTATTACGGCCTCGCAGCGGACGCAAGCGGCAAACTCTACGGAACGACCGTCGCGGGCGGCGCGCACGGCCAGGGCGTCGTCTTCGAATTTATGCCGTAGCGTTCCTCAGCGCACGGCCCGGCTTGCTTACCTCGCTTCGCGCTACTCATCTGAAAATTGTATCGGAGGGTTCAGCGTCGCCAAGCCTGAACGCGGGGACTACGTTCCCTCCATCTACGAAGGAGTAAAAAACAAATGCGCTTGTTTACTTCAGCGCTCGCTTCGGCAATCGCTGTCGGCGTTCTCGCGGGCTGTTCCGGCGGTCTCGGGAATTCGGTGCCCACCAGTTCCATTCAGTCGGTAGCGCCGGCCGGCAAATTCAGCTATCGAATGGTTTCCGGCGCGTACGGCGACGCAAAAACGCAGTGCCCGTCCTCAAAATACTTCCTATGCGTAACGGTCGCAAAGGGTAAGCCGGCGAGTGAGGAGATTTGCCTCTCGAGCAATTCGGGCTGCACGAGCGGATCGTTTCCTCCCTACACCTGGAAACAGAAGATCGTTACGCTCCAAGGTAAGCCTTTCAAGTCGATCGTTGGTTCGATCAAGCCGAAGAAGGGCAACCCCATCACGGATACGATCACCGAGAAGGGAAAAGTCGGCAGCAGCAAGGGCAAGGTGAAGTACGTTCAGGACATTACCGCTTGCCCAGCTTCCGGCAGCTGCGTCAAAGGCGATGTCGGGATCATTACGAAATAAGCAGGCGTCTCTAAAATTAGATACCGAGATACGCTTTGCAGGAAGGCCCGGCGCTACGCCGGGCCTCGTTCGTAGGTACCGCTCAGTCGTCGCCGAGAATGCCGGCCGGGTGCGGCCCCGCGCGCGAAGCGCCTTCAATCCGCATCCAATAGAGCGCCGGTTTCTCGCCGGGGATCTCCACAAACTTCCGCGGCTGCTGGTGGAAGTCAAAGACATCTGCGCCCGGAGCGTTCGCGCGCGTGTCGCTGGCCGCCAGCTGCGGCAAGCCGAAGTTATTCTCGATAAAGCGCAGCACGCTCGCCGTTTCGTAGTGGACGTGTGAGACGTAGCCGTGTTTTGCGTAGGGCGAAACGATCAGCAGCGGGACGCGAAACCCAAGCCCATCGTAATCGAGATAGCGCGGCTTTACCGGATCGTACCACCCGCCCCAGTCGTCCCACATAATGAAGATCGCGGTGGAATCCCAGAACTTGCTTCTCCCAACCGCGTTGACGACGCTTGCGATCCACGCCGGCCCTTTACCAGTATCAAGAACCGCGTGGTCCGAGGCTTCGAACGTGGGAGCGACCCACGTTATCGGCGCGAGTTTTCCCGCTGCGACGTCGGTCAGAAAGCGGGACGGCGGATTGACTACCTTCGTCTTCCAATCGGGTCCATCGTAAATTTTCCGATCGGCTTGATAGGCCGACCACAAGCCGCCGTCACCGTAAACGCTTCCCGCATAGTATCGCCAGCCAACACCGGCCTGGTTGGCTTCGCCGGCGAGCGTCGGATTGTCAAAGCAGGCCGTGATGCTCGGGCCGATGTCGCGCGCGCCGGTCAGCGTGGCCACCGTATCCGAGGGTCCTCCCGCGCAGCCCCAGGAACGAACGGGATAATTTACGGCGCGGCTCGC includes the following:
- a CDS encoding choice-of-anchor tandem repeat GloVer-containing protein; the encoded protein is MKSTHRLTGSALVVLLAGCGGSHTSPGSAALPPLTSSAVARSGTGSEQILYSFTGGNDGGNAATGIALDHAGNLYGTTVVGGKYTCGTVFELAPQASPPWPETVLYNFTCYGDGKNPHGGVTIDRQSRLYGTTVAGGSGYCAGDGCGVAYQLSGQDQSVIHDFGSGNDGFGPGGPIAFDSAGHAYGTTPDGGAYSQGIVYELSSSRRAWHEKILHAFTGGADGGVGSLGPLLVAKDGDIFGVTEEGGADAAGTVFRLSPGSKKSWKLTTLYTFKGAPGAASPYGGLISDASGDLFGTTYYGGTHGDGTVFELARKGKNKYAERVLYNFKGGSDGSSSTSTLLFGASNGLIGTTSAGGGTCDCGTIFEVNAKTGKEQVLHSFGNGGDGQYPYYGLAADASGKLYGTTVAGGAHGQGVVFEFMP
- a CDS encoding alkaline phosphatase family protein; translation: MWKWAWIACALAACSWNGSEYNGTAEFSSGARLAASSPIKHVVFVVQENRSFNNLFMGYPGATTQSYGYDTTGRKIGLRPVKLQIEWDLAHNSVGFFAACDGTGRIPGTDCKMDGWNNELATAGHPPNPAFAYVPQSETKPYWTIAKRYVLADQTFASNLDGSFVSHQYAVAAYASRAVNYPVRSWGCAGGPSDTVATLTGARDIGPSITACFDNPTLAGEANQAGVGWRYYAGSVYGDGGLWSAYQADRKIYDGPDWKTKVVNPPSRFLTDVAAGKLAPITWVAPTFEASDHAVLDTGKGPAWIASVVNAVGRSKFWDSTAIFIMWDDWGGWYDPVKPRYLDYDGLGFRVPLLIVSPYAKHGYVSHVHYETASVLRFIENNFGLPQLAASDTRANAPGADVFDFHQQPRKFVEIPGEKPALYWMRIEGASRAGPHPAGILGDD